A genomic segment from Spinacia oleracea cultivar Varoflay chromosome 3, BTI_SOV_V1, whole genome shotgun sequence encodes:
- the LOC130469050 gene encoding uncharacterized protein, with protein MQGGEATLQELHGSLIQAERNLPSKPKHKDVLMVSKGKQFKKKGAPMKKNKGKVVANENSSTKPKATPKAKVAAQHECYHCHKIGHWKRNCPKYLEEKKTGASISGTKKK; from the exons atgcaaggaggggaggctaccctgcaagagttgcatggttcactaattcaggctgagagaaacttaccaagtaaacctaaacataaggatgttctaatggttagtaaaggtaagcagttcaagaagaaaggggctcccatgaagaagaacaagggcaaggtagttgccaatgagaactcttcaaccaagccaaaggccactccaaaggctaaggtagctgctcaacatgagtgctaccactgccacaagattggtcattggaagaggaactgCCCCAAGTATCTGGAGGAAAAGAAGACTGGTGCTTCAATTTCAG ggactaaaaagaagtag